The region ATTTCTACTCTGAGTTGGTTTGCTTAAGCTCACCATAATGACTAATACTCTCCAGTTGATTATTTTTTTATAGCATACAACTTGTTTCCAGGTagtaaggaaataaacaaaatttattacatataaaataaaatcattcatGAAGTCTTttggaaattaatttttcaaattagcAAACAAAGCAATGGGTTTTATTGCAGCATCTGCGTCCATCATTACAATAACATCCCTGCTGCTATTCCTTTACAGATGGCCTTTCTCTGCAGTTTGTAATAGATGAAAACAACGTTTCCATGACTGCTCTTTACACAAGTCTATGCATGTGATAACATGCAGTGTTAATGGAGCTTGGGTATTGTTCTTCATTTATGGGAAATGTAATTTCCTGAGGAAATCTGTGTGATGTGTGCAAGTTGGCTATATTATCTTTGTCTCATACTCATAATGTTCTAGCACGCTATGTAAAAAGTGGAATCATCAAGGTAAAAGAAAGCAGTCTGAATATAAGAGCATGAATATAGGAGAGTAACAGTTTGCAGACaatagggagaaaagaaggaaaactgtCCTGTTTTGTCAGAGCAACAACTATAAGATTAGTGAGGGTTGAGGATTTAGCTCAGCGGTAGTGCTTGCTAGCTAGACTGTGGATTGTGTCCTCAGCTCCAGGTTGGGGAATGGGGGGGGAGACAAAATAGCAAGAAGATTAGTAAAAGAAACTGACTCCAAGATGAGACCCACTGCCTGGGGGTGATTCCTAAATTCCACTTTTTggataaaagaaagaacagaatttatAAATGAAACAAGCACTGAAGTAAATGGCAAAAATTGTTCCAGCATTCTATGTGTTTTATGAGACGAAAACAATCCTAGGTTctcattattaattaaataatttgccAGGTAGAAAAATGAGgacatagaataaaaaaattagaatgtaTTGGTACACAGAAGTTAAGTACACATTCTGATTAAAAAGAGAATAAGGCTAGGGGCGGAGACGCGGAGGCGCGGGAGTCCGTGGCAGCTGCAGATGCTAGCTTCTCGTGCTTGCGGGCCTCGGTACCAGCCCGCCGAGATTAGGAAGTGGCTGTTTGGCTAGTTTCCAGAGGCTGAATGAACTACAAATCATCAAATACAGCAGCTCACCAAGAAGATACTGTTGTTTTGGGGGGAACACACTTCCAGAGACTGCAAGGGATGCCGCTGCCCGGCTGCCAACCTGAAACCAGCTCTTcctcaggttttctctgtagactCTGGGCTGTGCTGGGAACTGCAGAGCAACTCAGACACAGCACTTACAGTACAGCAGGCCTGACGGACTTATGAAGAGGGAGTCCAGACTAAGTGTTCCAGGAGTACAGCCCTGCTCACGTGCATGCCGTCTCTGTGGTGCTACTCTGAGCTCAGACTGTGTGTCtctggaggaaaagacaagactGCTGTGGCCTATAATTGGAAAACTGGACACGTGGTGAAAAGGTTCAGAGGGCATGAGCGGGAAATCACTAAGATAGCCTGTATTCCCAAATCAAACCAGTTTTTCAGCGCCTCTCGAGACAAGAGCATCCTGATGTGGGACCTGGAGGGCTCCTCCCAGCCCAGGCAGGAGCTGTCTGGCCATGCCATGGTGGTCACTGGCTTGGCTGTGAGTCCAGACTCATCACAGCTGTGCACCGGCTCTCGCGACAACAGCCTGCTTCTGTGGGATGTGGGGACTGGACGGTGTGTGCAGAGAGCGTCTGTCTCCAGGAACCTGGTCACTCACCTGTGCTGGGTCCCCAGAGAGCCATATGTACTGCAGTCCTCTGAGGATAAGACCATCAGATTGTGGGATAGTCGGAGGCTTCAGGTGGCTCATGTGTTTCCCACAAAGCAGCACATTCAGACCCACTGTGAAGTCAGTGTGGATGGACACACGTGTATCTCTTGCAGCAGCGGCTTTGGGGGTGAAGGCTGTGAAGCCACGTTGTGGGACCTAAGGCAGACAAGAGACAGAATGTGTGAGTATAAGGGGCACTTCCAGACAGTTGGCTCTGTGTCTTTCTACCAAAATCCATGGCCTGTTGATGCCTATGATTGCTACCTCAGCACATGACTCCACAGTGAAGATTTGGAACCAAGATACTGGAGCCTGCCTGTTCACCTTGTCTCTGGATGGATCAGGACCCTTGACCTCCCTG is a window of Arvicola amphibius chromosome X, mArvAmp1.2, whole genome shotgun sequence DNA encoding:
- the LOC119804304 gene encoding LOW QUALITY PROTEIN: WD repeat-containing protein 31-like (The sequence of the model RefSeq protein was modified relative to this genomic sequence to represent the inferred CDS: inserted 5 bases in 3 codons) translates to MNYKSSNTAAHQEDTVVLGGTHFQRLQGMPLPGCQPETSSSSGFLCRLWAVLGTAEQLRHSTYXYSRPDGLMKRESRLSVPXEYSPAHVHAVSVVLLXELRLCVSGGKDKTAVAYNWKTGHVVKRFRGHEREITKIACIPKSNQFFSASRDKSILMWDLEGSSQPRQELSGHAMVVTGLAVSPDSSQLCTGSRDNSLLLWDVGTGRCVQRASVSRNLVTHLCWVPREPYVLQSSEDKTIRLWDSRRLQVAHVFPTKQHIQTHCEVSVDGHTCISCSSGFGGEGCEATLWDLRQTRDRMSHDSTVKIWNQDTGACLFTLSLDGSGPLTSLAVGDITSLLCESFYRGVHLLRVDCSRELALQEVAAF